The nucleotide sequence AGGAATAGCGGCAAGTGCGTTCAAGTCGCGCTGCAACGCGGCCAGATTATCATTGTCGATGAAGCCGGACAATTGCTCCAAACGCATGCTGTTTGCCACAAATCGCGTAAACATGTTTACGCCACGGGACAATACGATGGGCTTTCCGCACAACAAGGTATCCCGCATGAACCATCCTGTGCCGTGCAAATTCCGCTCGATCAAGTGTATATCCGACCGCTAACCGAGTACGCGCAGTTTGCAGAGGCGACTTGATATGGTGGAATTAGAACACGTTCGCGATAGCCTTGACGCTCTTGGATTGGCGCATTCAGCGCAAGCGCTGGATGCGCATCTGGAACTGGCAGCACATGAGCAGCCAACCTATCTGAGTTTTTTAAACCGACTGCTGGATGCGGAAAACGATGTCCGAAAAGTGCGCAGCGAGGAAACGCGATTAAAGCTATCGCGTCTGCCGCAAAAGAAGAATCTTGGCGAGTTTGATTTCAGCTTTCAACCTGGATTGGATGAACGATTGATTCGCGAACTGGAAACACTGAGTTTTGTGCATCGCCAAGAAAATGTCATTTTGCTAGGGCCGCCGGGAGTTGGCAAAAGCCATCTGGCGATCGGTCTTGCCACGGAAGCGATTCGCAAAGGTCTTTCCGTGTATTTTGTCAGTATGGACCGATTGATTGCTGATCTGCGCCGAGCGGATAACGAAGGGCGGCTGGAACGCCGCTGGAAAGTTTATCAACGTCCGGGACTGTTGCTGATCGATGAAATTGGCTACACGCATCTTGACCGCTATGCC is from Anaeromusa acidaminophila DSM 3853 and encodes:
- the istB gene encoding IS21-like element helper ATPase IstB, with amino-acid sequence MVELEHVRDSLDALGLAHSAQALDAHLELAAHEQPTYLSFLNRLLDAENDVRKVRSEETRLKLSRLPQKKNLGEFDFSFQPGLDERLIRELETLSFVHRQENVILLGPPGVGKSHLAIGLATEAIRKGLSVYFVSMDRLIADLRRADNEGRLERRWKVYQRPGLLLIDEIGYTHLDRYAGNLFFQLVCSRYEKGSIILTSNKGFGEWGELMGDVPLATAILDRLLHHAHVINIRGQSYRLKNRNKAGLSLIPHPPSGELLKSDGVVSS